The proteins below come from a single Paraburkholderia flagellata genomic window:
- a CDS encoding DUF4148 domain-containing protein: MVKNAMLRAALVSMMAIVPAVSFAQADSAQNGPVTRAQVLQELVDLESVGYNPASANDVTYPEDVQRAMHRLAEKRANEARVAQEQVAQSGYGAPPAQNGEAGAPAAVSGSEPPPAYRHH; encoded by the coding sequence ATGGTGAAAAACGCAATGCTGCGCGCGGCGCTGGTTTCGATGATGGCGATTGTTCCGGCGGTGTCGTTTGCGCAGGCCGATAGCGCGCAAAACGGCCCTGTGACGCGCGCCCAGGTGCTTCAGGAATTGGTTGATCTGGAGTCAGTGGGGTACAACCCGGCTTCGGCGAACGACGTCACGTATCCGGAAGATGTGCAGAGAGCCATGCACAGGCTTGCCGAAAAGCGCGCCAACGAAGCGCGCGTGGCGCAGGAGCAGGTCGCGCAGTCGGGTTACGGCGCGCCGCCCGCGCAGAACGGCGAAGCGGGCGCGCCCGCCGCCGTGTCGGGCAGCGAGCCGCCGCCCGCTTACCGGCACCATTGA